The following proteins come from a genomic window of Yinghuangia sp. ASG 101:
- a CDS encoding NfeD family protein: MWWLIALGGFGIAGVVTSVVEFGMFAVGALAAALAAALGLGLVGQCVVFSVVSIALLIFVRPIAIRQLQGGARTRTGIEALTGKTALVLERVDENGGRIKLAGEVWSARSMDTTRVFEPGEKVDVAEIDGATAIVI, translated from the coding sequence ATGTGGTGGCTCATAGCCCTGGGCGGGTTCGGCATCGCCGGTGTCGTGACCTCCGTCGTCGAGTTCGGCATGTTCGCCGTCGGCGCGCTCGCCGCCGCGCTTGCCGCCGCACTGGGCCTCGGCCTGGTCGGCCAGTGTGTCGTGTTCTCCGTCGTCTCGATCGCCCTGCTCATATTCGTCCGGCCCATAGCGATACGCCAGTTGCAGGGCGGGGCGCGCACGCGCACCGGGATCGAGGCGCTGACCGGCAAGACCGCCCTGGTCCTCGAACGCGTCGACGAGAACGGCGGCCGGATCAAGCTCGCCGGTGAGGTCTGGTCGGCGCGATCCATGGACACCACGCGGGTGTTCGAGCCGGGGGAGAAGGTCGACGTCGCGGAGATCGACGGCGCGACCGCGATCGTCATCTGA
- a CDS encoding ABC transporter ATP-binding protein, translating into MSDVLELVDVSVVRGGHHLVEQVTWSVAEGERWVVVGPNGAGKTTLLQIAASYVFPTSGNALVLGEKLGSVDVFDLRPRVGMASASLAERLPRREKVLDIVLTAAYGMTATWRERYEESDEDRALFLLDQLGMSQFVERRFGTLSEGERKRVQLARALMTDPELLLLDEPAAGLDLGGREDLVRRLGRLASDPIAPAMIMVSHHVEEIPAGFTHVLMIRQGKVLAAGPIEETLTSRNLSLCFGLPLVVKRKDERWSAQGLPMGS; encoded by the coding sequence ATGAGTGACGTTCTCGAGCTGGTGGACGTATCCGTCGTCCGTGGCGGTCATCACCTTGTGGAACAGGTCACGTGGTCGGTCGCGGAAGGCGAGCGGTGGGTCGTCGTGGGCCCGAACGGCGCCGGGAAGACCACGTTGCTGCAGATCGCGGCGAGCTACGTTTTCCCGACGTCCGGCAATGCGCTCGTGCTCGGCGAGAAGCTGGGCTCGGTCGACGTGTTCGACCTGCGCCCGCGCGTCGGCATGGCGTCGGCGTCGCTCGCCGAGCGGCTGCCGCGCCGCGAGAAGGTGCTCGACATCGTGCTGACCGCCGCGTACGGCATGACCGCGACCTGGCGTGAGCGCTACGAGGAGAGCGACGAGGACCGCGCGCTGTTCCTGCTCGACCAGCTGGGCATGTCGCAGTTCGTCGAACGCCGCTTCGGCACGCTGTCGGAGGGCGAGCGCAAGCGCGTGCAGCTCGCGCGGGCGCTGATGACCGACCCCGAGCTGCTGCTGCTCGACGAGCCGGCCGCGGGGCTGGACCTCGGCGGTCGCGAGGACCTGGTGCGGCGGCTCGGCCGCCTGGCGTCCGACCCGATCGCACCCGCGATGATCATGGTGAGCCACCACGTCGAGGAGATCCCGGCCGGTTTCACCCACGTGCTGATGATCCGTCAGGGCAAGGTGCTGGCCGCCGGGCCCATCGAGGAGACGCTGACGTCGCGGAACCTGTCGCTGTGCTTCGGCCTCCCGCTCGTGGTGAAGCGGAAGGACGAGCGCTGGTCGGCGCAGGGCCTGCCGATGGGGAGTTGA